The window CGGCCTCGCTCACCGCGCTCGCGAGCGCCCGCGGCTTCATCCGTAACTGGCTCAGGCACCACCTCGACCTCCGCGTCACGCCCGAGCTCGACTTCCGCGCCGACCACTCGATGGAGCACGCGGCGCGGATCCAGGCCCTGCTGCGCGGCCTCGACACCGGGCCCGCGTCGTGAGCGCCGCGGTCGAGCACCGGGGGCGCGCGCCCTCGGAGGCGGTGCTCGCGCCCTTCCGCAAGGACGGCGGGCGGGCGCTCATGCTCGGGCACGTCCATCCCGACGCGGACGTGCTCGGCACGCTCCTGGCGCTCGGCCTCGCCCTCGAGGGCCGCGGCTGGAGCGTCGCGTACGGCGGCCCGCACCCGGCACCGGGCGCCCTCGGCTTTCTGCCCGGGATCGAGCGCTACCGGCGCCTCGGCGAGGTGGGCGGCCCCTTCGACGTCGCGGTGCTCACCGACTGCCCGAACGCCGAGCGCACCGAGGGGCTCATCGACCAGGCGCGCCGGGCCGCGCGCCTCACCGTGAACATCGACCACCACCCGGACAACCGCCGCTACGCCGACGTGAACTGGCTCGACGTGGAGGCCGCGGCCACGGGCGAGATGGTCTACGAGCTCCTCGACACCCTGGGCGCGCCGCTGACGCCCGCGATCGCCACGAACCTCTTCACCGCCATCCACACGGACACGGGCTCCTTCCGCTACTCCAACGTGACGGCGCGCACGTTCCGGATCGCGGCCGCCCTCGTCGCCGCGGGTGCCGACCCCGCGTTCGTCGCGTCGAGCCTCTACGAGCGCCGGGCGCCCGACGCGCTCCGCTGGCTCGGCGAATCGCTGGCACGCGTCGAGGTCTCCGACGGCGGCCGGCTCGCCTGGCTCGCGCTGCCGGCCGACGCGGTGCCGGAGACGTTCGTCCAGGCCGAGGAGCTCGTGAACTACCCGCGCTCGATCGCGACGGTGCGCGTCGCGTGCCTCTTCCGCGAGCTCGGCGGGGACGTGAAGGTGAGCCTCCGCGGCAAGGGCGACGTGGACGTCCAGCGGATCGCGGCGCAGTTCGGCGGCGGCGGCCACCGCAACGCGGCCGGCTGCACGGTGCCGGGGCCGCTCGCCGACGCCCAGCGCGCCGTGCTCACGGCGGTGCGCGCGGCGCTCGCCCCGCCGGGCAAGGCCGCCGCGCGGTGAGCGTCCAGCCCGGCGGCGCCGGCGTCCTCGTCGTGGACAAGGGGGCCGGCGCGACGTCGTTCGATGCCGTCGCGCTGGCCCGCCGGCGGCTCGGTCTCCACCGCGTCGGCCACGCGGGCACGCTGGACCCCGCGGCGACCGGCGTGCTGCCGATCCTCCTCGGCGAGGCGACGAAGCTCATGTCCTACCTCACGGATCAGGAAAAGGAATACGCCGTGACCGTCCGCTTCGGGCTGACGACCGACACACACGACGTCGGCGGCCGCGTGCGCGCGGAGGCGCCGGTCCCGCGGCTCGAGCGGGCGGAGCTCGAGGCCGCGTGTCGGCCGTTCGTGGGGCGCATCGGGCAGGTCCCGCCGATGTACTCGGCGGTCCACCACGGGGGGCGGCGGCTCTACGAGCTGGCCCGCCGGGGCATCGACGTGGCGCGCGAGCCGCGCCCAGTGTTCGTCCGCTCGATCGCCGTGGAGGCGGTGGCGCCGCCGTGCGCCACGCTTCGGGTCGTCTGCGGCAAGGGGACCTACGTGCGCGTCCTCGCCGCCGACCTCGGCGCGGCGCTCGGCTGCGGCGCCGCCGTGGAGCGCCTGGTGCGCGCGCGCGTCGGCCCCTTCACGCTCGCCGCCGCCGTCGCGTGGGCCGATCTCGCGAGCGGCGAGCGTGAGGCGCTCTGGGCGCGCGTCGAGCCGCCCGAGGCCGCGCTCGCCGACTGGACCGCCGTCACCCTCGACGAGCCGGCGGCGACGGCGTTCACTCACGGGCAGGCGGTCGCGGCCGCCCCGTCCCTCGCGACGGAGGATCGTTTCGTGCGCGTCCACGACCGCACCGGCGCCTTGATCGGCGTAGGCGCCCTCGCGGCCGCCGGACGGCAGGTGAGACCGGTTCGGATTCTGCATGCGGATCGTCCGGGGACTCGAGTCCTACCCGCCTGACGCCCGCGAGAGCGCCGTCGCGCTCGGCGTCTTCGACGGCGTTCACCTCGGCCATCGCGCCATCCTCGCCGCCGCGGTCGCGGAGGCGCGGCGGCACGGGCTCGTGGCGCTCGCCTGCACGTTCGACCCGCACCCGCTCGAGGTCCTCCAGCCGGCGCGCGCGCCGGTCCCGCTGACGCCGCTCCCGGACCGGCTCGCCCTCATCGCGGAGACGGGCGTCGACGCGGCCGTCGTCGTCGCCTTCACCCGCGAGGTCGCGGCCGTGGAGCCCGAGGCGTTCGTGCGGGACGTGCTCGTGGAGCGGCTCAAGGCGCGCGACGTCGTGGTCGGCTTCAACCACCGCTTCGGGCGCGGCGCGCGCGGGACCGCGGCGCTGCTCGAGGCGCTCGCGCCCCGGCTGGGCTTCCGCGCCCATGTGGTCGCGCCCCTCGAGGTCGAGGGGACCGCGGTGTCCTCCTCGGAGGTCCGCGCCGCCCTCCAGGCCGGCGACCTCGAGCGTGCGGCGCGGCTGCTCGGGCGGCCGTACTCGGCGGAGGGTGAGGTCGTGCGCGGGGCCGGTCGGGGCCGCACCCTCGGCTTTCCCACGGCGAACGTGAGGACCGGTCGCCCGCTGCCGCTCCCGCCCGGCGTCTACGCTTGCCAGGCGCTCTTGGGCCCTGACCGCTACCCCGCCGTGGTCAACGTCGGCGTGCGTCCCACCTTCGGCGAGACCGAGCTCCTCGTGGAGGCACATCTTCTCGATTTCTCGGGCGATCTCTATGGCCGGCGGCTCCGACTGGCGTTCCTGCGGCGTCTCCGCGAGGAGCGAAAGTTCCCCGACGTCGAGTCGCTCCGGCGCCAGATCGCGCAGGACGTCGCCGCCGCCCGCGAGGGGATCTGAGGGCTTCGCTTTACTTCCGGCGGACCCCGTGATACCTTACGTATCTGTTGGCAATAAAAGGCATTTTGGGA is drawn from Candidatus Methylomirabilota bacterium and contains these coding sequences:
- a CDS encoding bifunctional oligoribonuclease/PAP phosphatase NrnA; this translates as MSAAVEHRGRAPSEAVLAPFRKDGGRALMLGHVHPDADVLGTLLALGLALEGRGWSVAYGGPHPAPGALGFLPGIERYRRLGEVGGPFDVAVLTDCPNAERTEGLIDQARRAARLTVNIDHHPDNRRYADVNWLDVEAAATGEMVYELLDTLGAPLTPAIATNLFTAIHTDTGSFRYSNVTARTFRIAAALVAAGADPAFVASSLYERRAPDALRWLGESLARVEVSDGGRLAWLALPADAVPETFVQAEELVNYPRSIATVRVACLFRELGGDVKVSLRGKGDVDVQRIAAQFGGGGHRNAAGCTVPGPLADAQRAVLTAVRAALAPPGKAAAR
- the truB gene encoding tRNA pseudouridine(55) synthase TruB is translated as MSVQPGGAGVLVVDKGAGATSFDAVALARRRLGLHRVGHAGTLDPAATGVLPILLGEATKLMSYLTDQEKEYAVTVRFGLTTDTHDVGGRVRAEAPVPRLERAELEAACRPFVGRIGQVPPMYSAVHHGGRRLYELARRGIDVAREPRPVFVRSIAVEAVAPPCATLRVVCGKGTYVRVLAADLGAALGCGAAVERLVRARVGPFTLAAAVAWADLASGEREALWARVEPPEAALADWTAVTLDEPAATAFTHGQAVAAAPSLATEDRFVRVHDRTGALIGVGALAAAGRQVRPVRILHADRPGTRVLPA
- a CDS encoding bifunctional riboflavin kinase/FAD synthetase, which codes for MRIVRGLESYPPDARESAVALGVFDGVHLGHRAILAAAVAEARRHGLVALACTFDPHPLEVLQPARAPVPLTPLPDRLALIAETGVDAAVVVAFTREVAAVEPEAFVRDVLVERLKARDVVVGFNHRFGRGARGTAALLEALAPRLGFRAHVVAPLEVEGTAVSSSEVRAALQAGDLERAARLLGRPYSAEGEVVRGAGRGRTLGFPTANVRTGRPLPLPPGVYACQALLGPDRYPAVVNVGVRPTFGETELLVEAHLLDFSGDLYGRRLRLAFLRRLREERKFPDVESLRRQIAQDVAAAREGI